The nucleotide sequence ATAGTCGGCGATCTTTGGTTTTGCCGCGCTGACCTTCGAGAGGAAGGTCGACTTGCCGGCATTGGGCAGGCCGACGAGGCCGGCGTCCGCAATCAGTTTCAGCCGTAGCCAGATCCAGCGCTCCTCGCCCACCTGGCCGGGGTTGGCGTTACGCGGGGCGCGGTTGGTCGACGATTTGAAATGCGCATTGCCGAAGCCGCCATTGCCGCCTTCGGCGAGCACGAATTTTTCGCCGACCTTTGTGAAGTCGTGGATCAGCGTCTCGCGGTCTTCGTCGAACACCTGTGTGCCCACCGGGACCTTCAGCACGATCGACTTGCCGTTGGCGCCGTGGCGGTCCGAGCCCATGCCGTTCTCGCCCTTCTGGGCCTTGAAATGCTGCTGGTAGCGGTAGTCGATCAGCGTGTTCAGCCCGTCGGCGACCTCGATGACGACATTGCCGCCGCGGCCGCCATTGCCGCCGGAGGGACCGCCGAATTCGATGAACTTTTCGCGGCGGAACGCCACGCAGCCGTTCCCGCCGTCACCGGAGCGGATATAGACCTTCGCTTCGTCGAGGAATTTCATGGATCATAGGTAGGCCAGCCGGACACGCCCGGCAACCCGAACTTGCCCGTGAATCGGCCGAAATTCCGCGATTTTCGTCCCGTGCTTAACCCGCCGGCCGGCGGCGGATCAGGAATTTCTGCGTGCCCTCCAGCACCAGCTCCTTGTGCTGGTTGAACACGGTGCTCGTCAGCGTCACCACACCGGTCGTGCGTCGCGGCACGAGTTCGGTGACCTCGAGCGCGGGATAGATGGTGTCGTCGGCGAACACGGGCTTGAGGAACCGGCTCGACTGCTCGAGGAAGCCGACGAGGGACTCCTCGACCATGAACGGAAACAGCCCCGCCCCTGGCGCGGTGTGGATCAGCGTCTGAAAGCCATGCGCGAGCAGATGCGGCATGCCGCGGGCGCGGCAATATTCGACATCGTAATGCACCGGGTGGGTGTCGCCGCTCGCGGTCTGGAACGCCGCAAACACCGCTGATGTCTGGGTGCGGCTCGGCAGCACGAAGCGCTCGCCAACCACGAAATCCTCAAACCAGCGTTGTGTGGGGATCATGCGGTGCTGGGTCGGGTCGAACTCGCTCATGTCTGGCGCTCTTTCGTCGGTGGACCACCCATCGCTACCGCGATGCGAAGGGTGCGACAATCCGTTCAATTCGTTCGCCGCGGGCTTGTCCCGTGCGCCTGCGCCATTAAAACAACCGCAAGCGAGTCCATTCGCCGCTTCCTGACGCGTCCTCCGCGTCATTGCGAGGAGCCCTTGCGACGAAGCAATCCAGTCTGTGTCCGCAGAGACAGACTGGATTGCTCCGCTTCGCGCGCAATGACGGCTTTCCACGAACGACAGCAATGCCCCTCTTCAAGAATCTCTCCGCCTACGACGACCGCTCCGCGCGCTTGGCCGGCATCGCGCTGATGCTGCTGTCGATCTTCCTGTTCTCGTTCGGCGACGCCATTGGCAAGTTCATCGTGGCGACCTATTCGGTGGGGCAGCTTCTGTTGCTGCGCGCCTGTGCGGCGCTCTTGGTGCTGTCGCCGCTGATCTGGCGGCAGCGTCATGATTTCCTGCGCCTGGAGCGGCCGTGGCTACAGCTCTTTCGCGTCACGCTGTCGACGCTGGAGGTGGCGGCGTTCTTCCTTGCCACCGTTTACCTGCCGCTCGCCGACGTCATCACCTATTATCTCGCAGGTCCCATCTTCGTCACAGCGATGTCGGCGCTCTTCCTGGGCGAGAAAGTCGGCTGGCGGCGCTGGACGGCGATCCTGGTCGGCTTCTGCGGCGTCTTGATCGCGCTGCGCCCCTCAGCGCAAACGATCAGCCTGCCGGCGCTGATCGCGCTCGGCGGCAGTCTGTCGTTCGCGACGTTGATGCTGATCACGCGCAGCCTGCGCAAGACGCCCGACATCGTGATGGCGTCCTCGCAATTTGTCGGCACGTTCCTGTTGGGCGCGGCGCTGTCCGCATTTCACTGGGTGCCGCCGACCAGGGGCAGCCTCGTCATCTTCGCGCTGGCGGGGTGTGTCTCGGTAACGGCGCTGTTCTGCGTCAACCGTTCGCTCAAGCTGGCGCCGGCCAGCGTCGTCGTGCCCTATCAATATTCGATGATCGTCTGGGCCGTGATCTTCGGCTTCGCCGTGTTCGGCGACGTGCCGCAGGTCGCCACCATCATCGGCGCCGCCATCATCATCGGCGCCGGCCTCTACATTTATTTGCGCGAGCGCGATTTGGGGCGGCAGGACGAGCAGGTGAATCCGCCGGTGTAAGGCCGCGCCAAATAATTCGGTCATCGTCCCGGGCAAGCGCAGCGCAGATCCGGGACCCATACCCACAGGGAGAAGTTTGGCGAAGACTCGGAGTGGGAGTCTTCGCGCCACAAGCAGTCGTGGTTGGGTCCCGGCCTTCGCCGGGACGACGCTAGTAAATGTGGCGGCGATTCTGCCTGCCTCATCCGTGATTGTCGCGTGGCCTGCGCCCTTACCTCACCCTTCTCGCGCTGCTCCAGCTCTTCAGCGAAGACCACACGCCGCGCGAGAGGCGGAAGCAGTCGACCGGCGTGGAGGAGCCCAGCGCCAGGAAGCGGTGCAGCTCGACGCCGCTCCACTGGAAGCCGCACTTCTCCAGCACGTTGCGCGAGGCCGGATTGGTGACGCGCGCGCCGGCATAGAGGTGGTCGTCATCGAACTCTTCGAAGAAGAAGTCGATCGCGCCGCGCGCCGCCTCGGTGGCAAAGCCCCGGCCCCAGTGCTCGACGCCGAGCCAGTAGCCGAGCTCGGCATTGTCTGATGTCGAGCAATCGATGCCGACCATGCCGACCGGCGTGGTGTCGTGCTCGATCAGGAACACGGTCTCGCTGCCGAGCTCGGCGGTGGCGCGGACGAACTCGACGGCATCGTCAGCCGAATAGGGATGCGGCAGGCGGCGGGTGTTCTCCGCGATGCGGCGGTCGTTGGCGAGCTGGGCAATGGTCCGGACGTCGGCGAGCGTCGGGCGGCGCAGCGTCAGCCGCTCGGTGGCGACGACGCTCGGTCTCGCCTCGCGCAAGGTCACGCTCGAAAAATCCTGCAACATCTTCGGCTCCGTCAAAGTCACTAAGTCAAAAGATAAGGGGAGGCCGGTTTCCCGCCTCCCCTGGAGCCTATTTGTGGACTCCGCCGGTTTGGTCAGGACCCGGCGGACTCCAATTTGATCCGCCGTCTATTCAGCCGCCTCTGCGATCGGAAGCACCGATACGAATGTGCGGCCGTTGGCTTTGGCCTGGAACGCAACACGACCTTCCACCTTGGCGAACAGAGTGTGGTCCGTGCCCATGCCGACATTAAGGCCGGGATGCCAGGTGGTGCCGCGCTGACGTGCGATGATGTTGCCGGGAATCACATGCTCCCCGCCGAACACCTTGATGCCAAGGCGCTTGCCCTTTGAATCGCGTCCGTTGCGCGATGAACCGCCTGCTTTTTTGTGAGCCATGGCTCGTCTCCGAAATCCTACGTATCTCTAGATCAATTCCTTGACGGAATCATTTCACAATTTCTCACGCATCAATTCGTGAATTGGCGTGATCACGATTGGTTATTCGGCGGCTTCCTTCGCCACCTTTTCCTTCTTCGGACGCGGGCCCTTGGTGGGCTTGGCGTTGTCCGTCAGGATCTCGGTGACGCGCAGCACCGTGATCTCGTCGCGGTAGCCGCGCTTGCGGCGCGAGTTCTTGCGGCGGCGCTTCTTGAACGCGATGACCTTCGGGCCACGCTTGTGGTCGAGCACCTCGGCCGCAACGGATGCACCGGCAACCGTCGGGACGCCCAGGACCGGCGTGTCGCCGCCGACCACCAGAACTTCATTCAACTGCACGATCGTGCCGACTTCACCGGCGATCTTGCCAACTTCCAAGACATCATCCGGAACGACACGGTACTGCTTGCCGCCGGTTTTGATGACTGCGAACATCGTTTTCTTCCTTCGTGTTCAATCCCGGCCTCGAGACGCGCATGCGTCCGGGTCGGCTTTTTGTCAGTCGCTATGGGTTTACGATTTTTGCGCGGTGGGGTTATCCCATTGAAAAAACCACGCAAAAGCAAGCGGCGCGAGAACTCCCGCGCCGGATGGCCGGACTTATAGCGGCTTAAGGACGCGAGTCAAGGAAAACCGGGCCGAAAACGGCCCGAATCTGAGGGATTTGGCCGTCTTTCACGGCTCCGGACCTGGCCAGGGATAATCGGCCTTCGCTGCAACCAACGGGTTCCCCCACCGTTGTCCCCGGTATTTCGAGCGGGCAAGGGCTCCCATGGCAACAGACGAGTTGGTCAAGACGACGGGCATCGCCAACCACGGCGCAAGCCGCTTGCCGTCGGTGGATGTCGACAGCTTCAACATCGAGATGAAGGACGAGGACGGCTTTCTCGGCGACCGCGCCAGCAAGGGCGCATTCCGCGAGATCCTCGACCGCTGGCGCAAGCCGCTGCGCAAGACCGGGGAGGACCCGTTCGGCAAGGAGCCGTCGGAGAACATCAGCAAGAAGACGCTGGATGAGATGCTGGTTGGGGACGACACCGAGGCGTCGGCCGTGGTGCACAGCGCGATCGAGGAATTTGCCCAGGAGCTCGCCCATGTCACGCGCCGGTTCCTCAAGTCGAAGGCATGGGCCAAGACGGAGCGGATCGTGGTCGGCGGCGGCTTTCGCGATTCCAGGCTCGGCGAACTCGCGATCGCGCGCACCGAGATCATCCTGATCTCCGAGGGCTTCAAGATCGACATGCGGCCGATCCGGCACCATCCGGACGAGGCCGGCCTGCTCGGCGCGCTGCATCTGGCGCCGTCCTGGATTTTCGAGGGTTACGACGCCATTCTCGCCGTCGATATCGGCGGCACCAATATCCGCTGCGGCGTGGTGGAAACCTCCTGGAAGAAGGCGAAGGACCTGTCGAAAGCTTCGGTCTGGAAGTCCGAGCTGTGGCGTCATGCCGACGATGAGGCCACCCGCGAAGGCACGGTGAAGGGGCTGACGAAGATGCTGAAGGGATTGATCGAAGAGGCCGACAGCGAGAGGCTGAAGCTTGCGCCGTTTATCGGCATCGCCTGTCCCGGTGTGATCAACGAGGACGGTTCCATCGAGAAGGGCGCGCAGAACCTGCCGGGCAACTGGCAGAGCAGCAAATTCAACCTGCCGGCGAGTCTGATCGAAGGCATTCCGCAGATCGGCGAGCACGACACCGCGATCCTGATGCACAATGACGGCGTGGTTCAGGGCCTTTCGGAAGTGCCGTTTATGCAGGATGTCGATCGCTGGGGCGTGCTCACCATCGGCACCGGACTTGGCAACGCGCGCTTCACCAACCGCCGCAAGGACGGCGGCAACGGCAAAGACCGGGACTCTACGGAGAACGGCAAGAAAAAGGGCAAAAACGACAACAAGAACGACAAGGAGTAACCTTGACTGGTTAGGTTAAGGGACGGATTGCGTTGCGAGGCAGCGGCCGCACGCTAGGGTCGAATCGTCGCTTCACCTGGCCGGCGAAGCCGCCCTTCCCGGCTAGCATTTCAATGAGCGGCACGGGACCGCCAGTGTTTACCGCGTCTGGCGGTCCCACCCGTTTTGGGGTCAGCGCCAGCCTATCCGCTGAAAGAATGCCGCGATCTCCGCCGCCGCGCGGTCCGGATTCTCGCGATGCGGGAAATGTCCGACGTCCGGAAACATCGCAAGGTCGAGATCGCCAAAGGTCTCGCCCAGCCGATCGGCCCAGGCATAGGGAAACAGTGGATCGTGCTCGGCCCAGCGGACGCAGGTCGGCACGGTGATCGGCGGCAGCGGCAGCGCCTCGCCCTTCATCATCTTGATTCGGGCTGCATGCGCGGCACGATAATGCGCAAAGCCACCGGCGAGATTGCCCTCCTTGAAGAAGTTGTCGGCGAAGGCGTCGAGGACGTCATCAAAGGCCTCCTTGCGGTGGGCCCAATCTTTGAGGAAGTGGCTGATGTAGAGACGGCAGGTCTCGCGGTTCGCGCCGACGAGCCGCGGCGCGATCTCCATCTGGTGGAAGGACTGGTACCAGATGTGGTTGAGCCGGTCAGGCGCTGCCATGCGCGGTCCGATGCCGGGGTAGACGAAATCGAAGAAGAACAGCCCGCTGAGCCGCTGCGGCGCCTGCCGCCCCAAGGGCTGCATCACGGCGCCGCCGACGTCATGACCGACGACGCCGAATCGGGTGATGCCGAGCCCATCCATCAGCGCTAGCATGTCGGTCGCGTGGCCATCCGGACCATACGGGCCATCCGGCTTGTCGCTGTCGCCGAAGCCGCGCAGATCCGGCGCAATCAGCATGAAGCGGTCTGCCAACCGCGTCATCACCGGCTCCCAGGTCAGCCAGAATTCCGGCCAACCATGCAGCAAAAGCAGTGGTTTGCCCCGGCCGGTGTGAACCAGGTGAAAGTTAGCGCCATTGGCCGTGATCGCGAGATGCTCCATGGCAGTTCCCCTGGGGATGACGGAGAGGGTGAGACGAGCGGCGGATTTTCGCCTTTCGCGCCTTGTCTGTCCCGCCATCCTCGCCTATTACACGCCCCGACCACGGGGGTTCCTGCCCCTCATCGGCACCCAAAGGAGAGGTGGCAGAGTGGTTGAATGCACCGCACTCGAAATGCGGCATAGGTGCAAGCCTATCGGGGGTTCGAATCCCTCCCTCTCCGCCATAAATCGCCCCGTGGACGGAGCCTCGGATATTCAGAGCCGAGAGTAGCCGCTGGACCGGCAAGCATCCGAAAGCAAAGCGCGCTGTTTCGGCCAGGACAGGTCCGATCGAGTCTTCGCGAGTGGTGATCTTCATCATAGATCGCAAAGGCCTCGTGCCGTTGCCACAAGTTGATCACGCAACAGTACCATCGCCTGTTGAACAGCAGCGGCCCCACAGAGACAGAACAGGCAGCGAAAGAAAATAACGGCGGATCCCCGAATCTAAAATCTGTCGGTAAGGGGAACGTCCGCCGCGGCGAGCGGTTGGGAGGACAGTGAGCGGTCGATGCGGAAACAAGCCAAACTAAAAAGAATGGCAAGTGAAAGCAAAGATCAGTTCACAAGCCCCGTCGGGTTACTTCGGTAACCGGCGGGGTCGTTGTTTCAAGGGGCAGTCTGCGAGGGGCAGTCTGCAGGGGCAATCTGAATGGGTGGCCGCGCGAGACCGCGATTGAGATTCCTGCCGAGGATGGGGAGGCAGGCGGTTGTCGCGCCTGGTCGAACGGGGACCTGAACGATTGGGAGATGCCCATGAGCGGAGCGAACCAAAAGCCTCCGATTTCCCAGCGGGATCCGGCGGAGGGATCTCGCGAAGTGATTGATCGCGAATTGGCGCGGCAAAAGACCGACGCAAACCAACAAAACGAAAATCGCAGCAATTCAGGCAAGACGACTGAACCAGGTCACCTTCCGCCGCAAAGGATCGAGAAAGAACAGCCGAAGAAAACAGGCCGGAGCAAGTCGGGCACGGCAAGAACCCAATGATCGGAAACACCTTGTTGAGGAAGCCGGGAACAACGAGAGTTCAGGACATCAGCCTGTACTGGATGATGTAGACCGCCGCTCCGGCGAAATATCCGAGCAGCGCGAGGCCGCTGATCTTTCGCAGATACCAGCCGAACCGGATCTTCTCTATTCCCATCGCCGCCACTCCGGCGGCCGAGCCGATGATCAGGATCGAGCCCCCGGTGCCGGCGCAGTAGGCGATGAACTCCCAGAGGAAGCTGTCGGCGGGAAACCGCGCCAGATCGTACATGCCCATCGCGGCGGCAACGAGCGGAACGTTGTCGACGATGGCGCTGAGAAGTCCAAGCAGGAGAACGATCACGTCCTGCCGGCCGACTGTCTCGTCCAACCAGCCCGCAAGAGCGGCTAGAATCTTCGAGTGCTCCAGCGTCGCGACGGCGAACAGGATCCCGACGAAGAATACGATGGAGCTCATGTCGATCTGCGTGAGCGCATGGGCGACGGTGACTCGATGTTTCGCATCCGGATCCTTCCGCTTGTGAACGAACTCGCCCACCAGCCAAAGCAGTCCCAGGCCGAACAGGATGCCCATGAACGGCGGCAGGTGCGTCACTTGCTTGAACGCCGGAACCAGCACCAGAACACCCAATCCCAAGCCGAACATCAGCTTGCGCTCGAACGCGGGGGTCTCCGAAGCGCCGAAGCCGCCGGCGGGGGCGAAGGGACGCCCCGCGAGCCAGCCTCCGGCGACGAGCAGCGGAACGATCAGGTTGACGAGCGAGGGCAGGAGCAGCGCCTGCACAATCCCGACGGCCGTGACCTGGCCGCCGATCCACAGCATCGTCGTGGTGACGTCTCCCATCGGCGACCAGGCGCCGCCGGCGTTCGCCGCGATCACGATCATGGACGCGAACAGCAGCCGATCCGATTCGGCGTCGATGATCTTCCGGATGAGCGAGACCATGACGATTGTCGTCGTGAGATTGTCGAGGATGGCGCTCAGGACGAACGTGACAGGGCAGATCAGCCATAGCAGCGCGGTCAGGCTGCGTGTCCGGATCCGCGAGGTGACGATCTCGAAGCCGTCGTGCGCGTCGATGACCTCGACGATCGTCATCGCGCCCATCAGGAAGAACACGATCTGCGCCGTCACGGCCACGGTTTCGTTCAGCTCATGGCCGACGCGTTCGTGATCTCCGGTCGAAACCGCGTAGATCGTCCACAGCAGACCGGCGCCAAGCAGCGCGGAAGCGGACTTGCTGACGCCGATCGGATGCTCGAAAGCAATGGCGGCGTATGCGAGGGCGAAAATGACGACGAGTGCGACGAGCAAGACAGATCCTCTTATTGTGCCGCCCCTCTATGCTTCATCGGAGCTCGTGCGGCCATGCGGCCAGTTGCAGCGGCCAAATAGTCGTCCAATAGTTAGCTCAGCTCATCAGGGAAGTTGACCTTCGACGGGAAGCGCCCGCCGCTACTCCTTCATCGCTTCGCCGGTAAACTCCCTCAGGCGGGCTTTCGCCAACGCGAGTCCCTTTTTCCCGAGCGGGGTGGCCCGGTAGAGCTTTCGGGCGGTGCGGCCAGCGCGCTGCTTGCGGGACTTCAGATATCCCCGCTGCTCCATCGCGTTCAGCAACGGGTACAGCGTGCCGGGACTGAGGCGGTACCCGTGCCCCGCGAGCTCATCGATGATCCACTGGCCATAGATCTCGTGTTCCGCAGCATGATGCAGAATGTGCAGTCGTATGAAGCCGCTCAGCAGATCCTTGAACCTCATGGTCCTCCTTTATCGGATTTCGTAATTGGAACGGCCCCGGCGGGCAGCCGTTAACGCCGCAGCTCTCCGGAGCGATCCAATGCGCCCGGGCGGCGCCGGACATGACAGCAGACAGGAGACCGTGCATGGCGAGCACCGCAGTCCGGGATCCCCGGCATCGGCCGGAAGGCGCAAGACGATGATCAATCCAGGTCGGCGCGGCCTTGTACTGCTCGGCGCATCGATGCACACCGTCATCGCGATGTATCGGCCCCACGCGGCGCGCGAGGATGCCGAGCTGTTCCCGAAGCTCAGGGATGTCGTGTCGTCGAACCAATACGATGCCATGGCGAAGGAGTTCGAGAGGAAGGAGCACGAACTGTTCGGGCAGGGCGACTTCGAGAAGATGGTGGCCCGCGTCGCTCGACTGGAGCAAGAGATGGGAATCCACGAGCTCGACCAGTTCACGCCCCGATGACCAGGCCCCGCGCCCCGTCAGGCTTCTCGTCGCCGGCCTTCGTTTTCGTGCTGACGACGGGTGTCGTCAATCTCTTCGGCGACATCACCTACGAAGGGGGCGCGAGCATCAACGGTCCGTTCATGGCCTCGCTGGGCGCAAGCGCCGCCATCGTCAGCATCACGGCGGGTCTCGGAGAGTTTCTCGGCTATGCGCTGCGCCTGCCGGCCGGATATGCCGCAGATCGAACCGGCAGATATTGGCTGATCACCTTCGTCGGCTATG is from Bradyrhizobium sp. ISRA430 and encodes:
- a CDS encoding ROK family protein, which gives rise to MATDELVKTTGIANHGASRLPSVDVDSFNIEMKDEDGFLGDRASKGAFREILDRWRKPLRKTGEDPFGKEPSENISKKTLDEMLVGDDTEASAVVHSAIEEFAQELAHVTRRFLKSKAWAKTERIVVGGGFRDSRLGELAIARTEIILISEGFKIDMRPIRHHPDEAGLLGALHLAPSWIFEGYDAILAVDIGGTNIRCGVVETSWKKAKDLSKASVWKSELWRHADDEATREGTVKGLTKMLKGLIEEADSERLKLAPFIGIACPGVINEDGSIEKGAQNLPGNWQSSKFNLPASLIEGIPQIGEHDTAILMHNDGVVQGLSEVPFMQDVDRWGVLTIGTGLGNARFTNRRKDGGNGKDRDSTENGKKKGKNDNKNDKE
- the rpmA gene encoding 50S ribosomal protein L27, with product MAHKKAGGSSRNGRDSKGKRLGIKVFGGEHVIPGNIIARQRGTTWHPGLNVGMGTDHTLFAKVEGRVAFQAKANGRTFVSVLPIAEAAE
- the nhaD gene encoding sodium:proton antiporter NhaD, with product MLVALVVIFALAYAAIAFEHPIGVSKSASALLGAGLLWTIYAVSTGDHERVGHELNETVAVTAQIVFFLMGAMTIVEVIDAHDGFEIVTSRIRTRSLTALLWLICPVTFVLSAILDNLTTTIVMVSLIRKIIDAESDRLLFASMIVIAANAGGAWSPMGDVTTTMLWIGGQVTAVGIVQALLLPSLVNLIVPLLVAGGWLAGRPFAPAGGFGASETPAFERKLMFGLGLGVLVLVPAFKQVTHLPPFMGILFGLGLLWLVGEFVHKRKDPDAKHRVTVAHALTQIDMSSIVFFVGILFAVATLEHSKILAALAGWLDETVGRQDVIVLLLGLLSAIVDNVPLVAAAMGMYDLARFPADSFLWEFIAYCAGTGGSILIIGSAAGVAAMGIEKIRFGWYLRKISGLALLGYFAGAAVYIIQYRLMS
- a CDS encoding DMT family transporter, whose amino-acid sequence is MPLFKNLSAYDDRSARLAGIALMLLSIFLFSFGDAIGKFIVATYSVGQLLLLRACAALLVLSPLIWRQRHDFLRLERPWLQLFRVTLSTLEVAAFFLATVYLPLADVITYYLAGPIFVTAMSALFLGEKVGWRRWTAILVGFCGVLIALRPSAQTISLPALIALGGSLSFATLMLITRSLRKTPDIVMASSQFVGTFLLGAALSAFHWVPPTRGSLVIFALAGCVSVTALFCVNRSLKLAPASVVVPYQYSMIVWAVIFGFAVFGDVPQVATIIGAAIIIGAGLYIYLRERDLGRQDEQVNPPV
- a CDS encoding MaoC family dehydratase; the protein is MSEFDPTQHRMIPTQRWFEDFVVGERFVLPSRTQTSAVFAAFQTASGDTHPVHYDVEYCRARGMPHLLAHGFQTLIHTAPGAGLFPFMVEESLVGFLEQSSRFLKPVFADDTIYPALEVTELVPRRTTGVVTLTSTVFNQHKELVLEGTQKFLIRRRPAG
- the rplU gene encoding 50S ribosomal protein L21, with translation MFAVIKTGGKQYRVVPDDVLEVGKIAGEVGTIVQLNEVLVVGGDTPVLGVPTVAGASVAAEVLDHKRGPKVIAFKKRRRKNSRRKRGYRDEITVLRVTEILTDNAKPTKGPRPKKEKVAKEAAE
- a CDS encoding PadR family transcriptional regulator; its protein translation is MRFKDLLSGFIRLHILHHAAEHEIYGQWIIDELAGHGYRLSPGTLYPLLNAMEQRGYLKSRKQRAGRTARKLYRATPLGKKGLALAKARLREFTGEAMKE
- a CDS encoding alpha/beta hydrolase, which gives rise to MEHLAITANGANFHLVHTGRGKPLLLLHGWPEFWLTWEPVMTRLADRFMLIAPDLRGFGDSDKPDGPYGPDGHATDMLALMDGLGITRFGVVGHDVGGAVMQPLGRQAPQRLSGLFFFDFVYPGIGPRMAAPDRLNHIWYQSFHQMEIAPRLVGANRETCRLYISHFLKDWAHRKEAFDDVLDAFADNFFKEGNLAGGFAHYRAAHAARIKMMKGEALPLPPITVPTCVRWAEHDPLFPYAWADRLGETFGDLDLAMFPDVGHFPHRENPDRAAAEIAAFFQRIGWR
- the obgE gene encoding GTPase ObgE encodes the protein MKFLDEAKVYIRSGDGGNGCVAFRREKFIEFGGPSGGNGGRGGNVVIEVADGLNTLIDYRYQQHFKAQKGENGMGSDRHGANGKSIVLKVPVGTQVFDEDRETLIHDFTKVGEKFVLAEGGNGGFGNAHFKSSTNRAPRNANPGQVGEERWIWLRLKLIADAGLVGLPNAGKSTFLSKVSAAKPKIADYPFTTLHPQLGVVNADGREFVLADIPGLIEGAHEGAGLGDRFLGHVERCRVLLHLVDATCEHAGKAYKTVRTELEAYGGQLTDKIEIVALNKIDAVEPDELKKQKDRLKRAAKKTPLLLSGATGQGVKEALRALADVIGESPVSSKAKSAAEAEPWSVDVER
- a CDS encoding GNAT family N-acetyltransferase; translated protein: MLQDFSSVTLREARPSVVATERLTLRRPTLADVRTIAQLANDRRIAENTRRLPHPYSADDAVEFVRATAELGSETVFLIEHDTTPVGMVGIDCSTSDNAELGYWLGVEHWGRGFATEAARGAIDFFFEEFDDDHLYAGARVTNPASRNVLEKCGFQWSGVELHRFLALGSSTPVDCFRLSRGVWSSLKSWSSARRVR